Genomic segment of Lemur catta isolate mLemCat1 chromosome 2, mLemCat1.pri, whole genome shotgun sequence:
CAACTACATCTGACAAGTGAGAATATTAGCACCGATTTTGAAGTCAAAGACTCCCAACTTTTCATTTACAGAACATGGCACACTTAACCCTGGAAGTGTTATAAAGCATTAACTGAAAATGGcaatatcattttgaaaaatgaggtTGGTTAGGCATTTAACGATACAATGACATTAAGACACAGCTTAAAAGCAGAGCTAAGTTTTACAAATGTGTAAAAACAGTGAAATCTCAAAACTCAcagagatgaaaactacaaatcaaaCAAATGTAAGTATGGCATTCACTTCACTTGTTCCTAAGCTGGGTGAGAAGAGATAAGGCCAAGCGTGCCGATGCGTGAACACGTGAGAACATGCGAGAACGTGAAGGGCGCCACGAGCTCCTGCCCAGCGCTGGGCGCCCACACCCCAACCTCACCTGGAATTGCGATCCCGGTGTTTgtctttggatttctttttcttctttgattttttgtGCTTCTTCACTTTAGCTTCTTCTAAGGGATCCTTTTGTAAGCTCCTCTGGGCTTTCTTTTCTACGTGACTGTCATTATTGTCTACATTATCGTATCTCTTTTTCCGTGACTTTACATTTTCATGTTCGTGAAACCGATCAGAGAGGTTACAATTGTTGTCTTCGGCTCCGAGTGCAATTTTGTCATGCGAGAACTTCTCGGGGTAGAGGGGAAGGGCGTGGGGTGGGCCTGCTCGGGGACTGCTGAGGTGGTGCCGTACCTTGTCCTTGGCAGCCACCTCGTAGTCCTTGCGGCCCCTGTAGTAGTCCTTGTGCAGCCGGCCGTGGCGCTGCCCTGCTCTGTCGGGCTCGCGGCCTCCAGGGAAGGGCTTCCACTCCCGAGCCTCCCTGGCTGTGTAAGGAGCGTACCTGTCGTGGTAGTACCTGCACTTGTCCCACCTCATTTTATCTGGGTAGTATTTCTCCCGGCCCCAGATGTGTTCACCTTCTGCATGGTGGTACCTGCTCCAGTCCTGGTCGCATCCGCTTCTATTTCGAGAGTGGTGGTAGCTGTACCTGACCAGAGAGTGGCGTTCGCCGGGGCTGACTCTGTCACTGTGGTTCAGGTGGTGCTGGCTCCCATTGCAGTGCTCTGTGGTGTAGCGGTCCTGCCTGGACCGCTCTCGGACATAGGAGTGGCGCTTTCTGTAATAACGGTCCTCGGTTTTGCTCCTACTTTCCTTTGCGTGTTCTCCACTGGAAGAACGAGCCCTTCGATTACGATAATGTCCTCGATCAACTTTTCTTAGGCTACTGATCTTTTCCTTAACTGGAGAACGATCCCGGACCTTTTGTCCCACCTTACTTTCATCACATCTCTCCGCGTGGCCCTGCTCAGTGTTCCCTTCTGAAGGATCTCCTGTGGCCTTGTCTGGCTGAGGAGAGGGCAGCCCTTCGGCACACACGCCCGCGCTGCTGGGAAGGTCCTCCTCGTCCTTGCCTCTGTCTCCCCCGAGGGAAGCCAGGACCTGACACTCGCGTCCATCTTCTGAATGCGCTGAGGGAGCTGGGCTCAACTTCACGGTTTCCGCTGACACCGCGTCCTGTGGACTCTCGACTAATGTCCCTTTTACATCTTGGGATGGTTTGCCCTGATCATCTGTTACgtccccagggtcacacagtttAGAAAGCTGATCATCGCCTAGGGTATTCTGGTTGGTGTTACAAAGAACGCTGATATCGGACAAAGATTCATCAGGTTTTGCTGAACTGTTTCCAGAGACTTCTTCTTTGGTAGATTTGACGCTGGGGTCAAGAGGTGACAAAGCCTTCTTTAACTTGCTGCTGAGACTCTCGAGCATCTCCAGGTTCTCGTGGGAATCATCAGCGGGGCTGCTGGCCTCGACTTCCATGTCGTCCTCCTCGGGAGGGTTTTTCTCAGCTTCAGGTGTACTGCAGGCCCCCAGAGAACAAGTAAACAAAGCAACAGTTAGGGACAAATACTTCAAAAcatttattactaaatattttacacCTTTAAATATATTAGGCTTATCATCTCTggaaaattcaaattttctttccttcataaaataaatataagattttatatCGAGCCTACCCCCATCCTATTTTTCAGCAACAATAATTCTGCAGTTCTAGGCTCTTCCTGTTTCCATAAATACTTCCAATTCTTCTTAATAACTAAGTTTAAACAGAAAGTCAAAGGATGACAGAGCCTCCTGCTGTTCCCCTGGCTCCCTTGCCTTGGAATTTCTCTCAGAGCCTCAGAGACAGAAGAGCTACCTGCAAACAGAGCCAGCATCTCCCTGCATTACTGACAACTGGTGAGGAATCACTGAGGCTTCAGAAAAACTCTCTGTAGTAAGTTCACTCCGCCCTCAATTGTTGTGGAGCTTTTGATATATTCTCACAGATAATGAGAGCTGCCgggaaacaataaaaaacctaTGGTGGTCTCCACTTGTTAGAGGGAACATATGTAGGGGAGACGACACACACGAAGAAGTCAACACCAAGAAGCCACCCAGACCATGCACAGGCACTCTCCAGCAGCACGCAAGGCCACACGTGCTTGGGCACAGTTCATACGTGGCTTTGTTTATATGACAATCCACGGTAATCCTCATGCACATTAAATCCGAGGACCACTAAGCTAGACCAGAAAAGAAACGAGAGGAAAGTCACTATGCAAATGACTGAGCATTCAAGCTCTTCTATCTTTAACTTAAACTGGGAATGAGTGTTCTTTGCCAGCAGGTTGACTCCATTCCATGTTAATAATTAAGCCTTCCTAACTGAGGTTCTCAGTGAGGGGACCCCACCTGCCAGGGGCCCTTCAGGGGCTGCCACAGCAATGGGAAGCCCCACCGCACCACAGGCAGGGCACAGCCAGCAGTCCCACATGTGAGGGAGTGTCCCCACTCCCACCAGTACTGACGGCCTTGGGGGTCAAAACCCCAGGTATAGTATCATTGGCACAGTTTCCACAGGCACTAAACTTTCCAGGAACACAACTACTATGTAAATCTAGAGACAGTGGTACTATGATGTGGTCAGAACTTCACCAAAAGATGTTCTCCTTGAGAACAGAACGTCCCGATGGTACTGAGCATGCCAGCACCAGGCCACATTCTGAACTGTCCTGCTCACAGCCAGCCCATGCACAGATGCGAGCACCAGGCTGCGCTACTGGACTTGCAGCAGAGCAGTCTTGCCTGGTTCTTTGTATATTCAAACAGCTATCATTGCATTATAAATgcctttccttttattcctaaCATTATAGTGAGgtcaatatattgattttttaagaaactgtggAAGCAGGTTATATTACCTGtgaatttaatttcagaattcttTGTAATTCTACAAAGTATAGTCATGCGTGGTGTAAAGACTGTAGTCTGTCAACAATGGACTGCACATGTGACCGTAGTCCCGTAAGATGACaacggagctgaaaaattcccatcGCCTAGTGACCTCATAGCCATTGTGACATTGTATCGCAAGGCAGCATTCACCTGTTTGTGGTGACACTGGTGTAAACatacctactgcactgccagtcggACAAAAGTCTGGCACATACAATTATGTCCACTGCATAATACTTGATAGTATAATAAACAACCACattactgatttatgtatttactatacttttcaTCATTACTTTAGcatgtactccttctacttataaaaaaagttaactgtaaaatagcctcaAGCAGGTCCTTCAGggggtattccagaagaaggcattgttgtcataggagatgacagttccatgTGTGTtactgtccctgaagaccttcaaATGGGACAAAATGGGGGCGTGGAAgatagtgatattgatgatcctgactctgtgtAGGCCTACGCTAATATGtgttagtttttaacaaaaaagttaaaaaatttttaaatagaaaaaagcttataaaaataaggatatgaagtatttttgtacagctgtgcaatgtatttgtgttttaagctaagtgttattacaagtgtcaaaaaattttttaaaaattaaagtttataaagcaaaaaagttacagtaacctgaagttaatttattactgaagaaagaattttgttataaatttagtgtaagtCTGCAGTAGTGCAGAGTAATGTCCCTGGCTGCTCACCACTCGCTGACTCACCAGAGCAAGGGCCAGTGCTGCAAGCGCCATTTGTGGCAAGTGCCCTGCACAGGGGTGCCCTTTGTTATTGTCCATACTATACTTTTAGTGTCCCTTTCTAGGTGTAGATGTGTTCAGATACacaatacttaccactgtgtcaCAGCTGCCTACAGCGTTCAGTGCAGCCTGGGAGCAACAGGCCACACCGCACAGCCCCGGGGCGCAGCGGGCTGTGCCATCTGGGGTAAGGACACTCTAGGGTGTTTGCACAATGACAGACTCCTCCAGCGACGCATTTAGAGGACTGTATAAAGCGtactcagaatgtatccctgtcgtTAAGCGAGGCATGACTGTGTCTGATCCTTGGCAGAGCTGGGCACCCCTGCCTTATAACCTTAATACATCTGCGCACACTTGTTCATCATGGAGAAGGTTAAATTAGACAGTGCTTGATATCAAATTCAGAAATATGCCAACAACACCCCTAACCAGAAAAGCAGCTACGCAGGAGAAGAAAATGTCAGCTCGAGTTTCATCAAGTTTTCATGGACTCAGTGCCATatactaaattttttctttagtcttctgaaaaggcaaataaacatattcttTAGATTGTATTAAGTCAAATCACTCCAGGATTCAAACTGTTCACTATGACTTCTACGGAGTGAAAATGCTGACAGATCCACAGGCACTACTGGATTTCCTACTGTGCAGTTCACTTCCCtctaactttttcttattttacctgGTTTCATCCATTGAGTCTTTCACCGCGTTGCTGAGTTTGAAGGTCTCTAAGATGTTGTCTTCTGGGAGAGACGGCAACAGAGCAGGCATCGACtacaatagaaaacaaagatatttcaaCTCTAGCTGCCAACTCCATGCCTCCTGGAATTCCGCCAAGGGAAATGCCATAATAGGAACTCAAAACAAAGCTTGTAGTCCCTGTCCCCAACCCTGCCTCACCTTTCCAGGAAGACCATTTGCCTTAGAAAAGGGATTTTCTGAGTGTAGAGCAGTCTGGACTTGGCAATTGGCACCATCAAATGGCAGACCATTTTCTTTCGGGTCGCTGTCTACACTGTTAGCACCATTTAGAGTAATAGGTTCTTGGAGCTCATGCTGTGAGACCTCGTCATCTTCAGCACCTTGGCTAGGAGAGAGGGAGCTCGAGATGGCGCCGACACCATTCTCCTTGCCCAGTCCCTTGGGCTCCTCGTCAGACTCTTCAGATGACTCAGCGCCATAGGGAACCAACACGCTGGAGTTCAGCTTGGACTTGCCATTCATCACAGGCTTGGAACAGGCTTCGCTCGGGGCAGAAAGTTTTGTTACTTTGCTAGAAACTGACATCGTAGATGTAGTCGAGGTAGACTGTATTGCAGAAGAATTGGTAATGGTAGAAGAGGGAACAGGCTTGCTAGGGCTCTCCACAGAATTGCTATGAAGGTTGTTAGGCTGAGATGGGCCTTGGCGACCAGGCAACTTGTTGTGAATACTGATAGTGATCTTCTGTTTCTTGGGATGTTCTGGAATAACAGAAGACCTGTTAACTGCCCAGTTTTGAACAGAAGTTGAAGCATTAACAGGACTAGCCATGTTGACATTGGAATTCCCATTAGAGCTTGAAATGGAACTGCTTGGTGTGTCTTTCAGTGGTCCAGTCCCATTCAAGTGAGGTGGATTCTGGAAGGAAGAAAACCACAGCCAGGTCAGAGCTCCAGAAACACAGCCATAGAAACAGAATCCATTTTGGCTTATGGGCCTTCCcattttcatccttttctttttatgactaaCAAGTTTCACATACCTAGAAGTGCCTCCCTGTTCTTTCATCTGTTCCTACCCACGTGTACCTTTCCTGTACAGGTCCTAGTCTTCTAGCAATtaatcaacaaagaaaacaaatatgtttGTCAGAATACAACCCTGAGATCAAATTCTTTCTGTTCCAAGTATGACAGGCGTGGACAGGCCCCTTTGGGCATGGAGTCACACAGGTTTTCCCTTGGATGGGTTTCCTGGGAGCCCACACTGCAGACAGAAGGAAATGGCAGGAAGCAGCAATTACCGCTGGCCTGGGACCGAGGGAAGACGGTCACATGGGCAAAGACAAAACTGAGGCTGCTTCAGGTGCCACTGGCTAAGCCATGAcctcaccatcaccaccaccaccctgggaTGTCTCGGAGTTCGGTGCATGCAGTTCTTTTGCTCAGGTCCCACTACTGTTGCCACAACCCATGGTGGCTCAGGGGGAAAGCTGGTTCACAGATGAATTGTGTCTGACCTTCacaatgttttcttaaatatcGGAATTAGTCATTATCTTAACATTGGAaagcttcatgataaaaaacaaacaaaccaaactctTGGAAAATCAATGACAGCCGCTCCTTTCCACAGGGCATGTGCTCTCTGCTGTGCCAGTGCCCTAATGTCACTCTGAAGTAGGGCCCAGCTCCAGCCCGTTGCCTTCCCAGCTCACAAAGGCATTAGATTTGTGGCTCCTACTATAACTCAAGTACTGTCTgatatccattaaaaaaaaaaaaaaaaaagcgtacAACCAGATAATTTGTATAATTCAAAACAAACTGAGAAGCCATTAAGATTGTATAGCACAAATGACACAGACTGTTCTAAGATGCAGACGACCGTATACAATCACACACGTAAGGCTGGCCAGACTTTAAAATAAAGGGCTTAAACTTTTTTGAGAAGAAATCCAATTGTATATTAGAACATAGCAACTACCACAATGGTAACTTCAGAGTCTGaaggatacattttaaaaattaatacaaagatTGTATCGTCCCTGTGAAATGTTACCTTCATCATGTGAGAGGGCAGCTGTGGTCCGATGAACCCCGCTGCGGCCTGCTTGTTGTTGACGACCCGCTGACTGATCACCGGCCGGGGAGAGGACTGGCCGGGGCTGTGGGTGGAATGAGCAAGTTCGCCTCCGTTTTTCACATCGTGGGACCTGGAGACAGGGAGAGTGATGTTGCTTAGGTTGACACACGACATTTCCTTAGAAGAGATTCGTTTACAAATTCAATAGCACTTAACCCCTTGGGCAGAAAACTGATGGAGAAATAGTACTGTTACGCTCCATGGTACGGAGCTACACACATTCTCTCCTTTAGGTTTAGGTTAATGTCAGGTACTCAGATCAGGAAACAGGGTATCTCGGTAAACAGTATTTTCTAACTATGTATTCTTATGATGCTGCTACTTGAAaggtatttttctatttatatttttctaattataaatatataccattGTGGAAAATCTGTTGTGTCCATTAAAGTTAGAAACAAAACACTATCCCTTAGCTTGCCCCTCAGAGGCAGCTCCTCTTCCGGTTTAGTCAATCACCCTCCATGCTTTGCCCATATGGGTGTTTTCAATATCAGTGCTTAGTATTTCAAACTGCTTTTCTTCCATATATATTCAgcatttcctcaaaattaaaaaaatgcttcatAAAAAATCACTGTTAAGCTGCATAATATTTCAACATCGGATATAGTCATTCTGCCACCGTTGGACATTTTAGGATATTCTTAATTGTCAGCTATTAAAAAGGGACAAGTTGAAGCACACATcagattttttccaaaaatgcatCAGCAAGTCAGAGTGTGCAGCCACAGCAGGACAGATGTGAGCATGGGCTGGCCCAGGCCTTGGCCAGGAAGGACCAGCTGTCTGTGCTCAGCCGGTGGGAGGTGCCGGCTGTgaccacagcaggtgctcagatGCCCCTTCCTGAGGTCTCCACCCACTGCCACCAGTGCCCCTGGCCCACTGCATTTGCAGCCAGCAGCAGAAGCCCACCCTCCTCAGCTATTGGCTCGCAGTGTTAACCCACAAAAGAGCTGGCAGCTAAAGCAAACTCATAATCCACACTCAAAAATGACCTTCCTCACTCTCCAGGCACATGGCAGAATTAATCTTTAAGCTGCTGtttcataaaaaataactaacattGAATTTTTTCGgggggagagacagggtctcactatgttgctcggactgatcttgaactcctgacctcaagtgatcctcccaccgtggcctcccaaaTGCtgaaattataggcatgagctaccaccatgcccaaccttGAATTTCAATATGTTGatgagagaagaaatgaaataatacaaaatttgaCAATCTGTTTTCATGTCAATACCTGATATAAAAGAGCACATAGGCTTGTTGACTAAGTACCGATCTAATGTCACTGGTAGATACGATGGAGTCATTCATTTGGTACCATAGGCCGTTGCTAGCCTGCAAAAAAGAGATATGACATTTATTAAAGGAACATGGAATGCAgttaagagaaatataaaaaaaaaaatgggtattCACATTTTAGCTGGGAAAGTCCCACCTTTCCCCACAAGAATACTAGTGCTGTCGTACAGCATGTATGTAGCAATAGCTATTAGCAAAATCTGGACAGCTTACTTTGATGTAGCAGAAGTAATGGCCAGCATGGCAATTGAAGCCAGTGTGTACCAGCACTGCGTACAAGACATAGATAATCGGCTCTCCATTTGGTTGAGACATGTATGGCCGAATATCAAGATACTCAGGGTACTTCACATCctaaacagaaatggaaaaagaagaaaaaaatatcatttctgagGGCACAGACTATTCTGCATATTCGAGTAAGGGCATTTAGGGTCTCCCAGGAGGAGACCCATACAACACCGCACCTTGTGCTATTCTAAGAGAAGCCTAACACATTTCACCACCTTTCAAAGGACATGATTAACTGGGAGGACACCTGAATCTAAGTGTATATAAGGCTGTCCCACTGCGATTTTTATTGCCTTTGAACAGGTAAGAATCCACATTAAGTGAATTCTTCAAATCCATCAAAGGAGATAGGAACAGAATGATAACTCTGGACACTGGTCATCCCTTATATTTAATAC
This window contains:
- the USP42 gene encoding ubiquitin carboxyl-terminal hydrolase 42 isoform X1 encodes the protein MTIVDKASESADPSTCQNQPGSSEAVSPEDMDASSASWGAVSSLNDVSNHTLSLGPVPGAVVYSNSSVPDKSKQSPQKDQALGDGIAPPQKVLFPSEKICLKWQQTHRVGAGLQNLGNTCFANAALQCLTYTPPLANYMLSHEHSKTCHAEGFCMMCTMQAHITQALNNPGDVIKPMFVINEMRRIARHFRFGNQEDAHEFLQYTVDAMQKACLNGSNKLDRHTQATTFVCQIFGGYLRSRVKCLNCKGVSDTFDPYLDITLEIKAVQSVNKALEQFVKPEQLDGENAYKCSKCKKMVTASKRFTIHRSSNVLTLSLKRFANFTGGKIAKDVKYPEYLDIRPYMSQPNGEPIIYVLYAVLVHTGFNCHAGHYFCYIKASNGLWYQMNDSIVSTSDIRSVLSQQAYVLFYIRSHDVKNGGELAHSTHSPGQSSPRPVISQRVVNNKQAAAGFIGPQLPSHMMKNPPHLNGTGPLKDTPSSSISSSNGNSNVNMASPVNASTSVQNWAVNRSSVIPEHPKKQKITISIHNKLPGRQGPSQPNNLHSNSVESPSKPVPSSTITNSSAIQSTSTTSTMSVSSKVTKLSAPSEACSKPVMNGKSKLNSSVLVPYGAESSEESDEEPKGLGKENGVGAISSSLSPSQGAEDDEVSQHELQEPITLNGANSVDSDPKENGLPFDGANCQVQTALHSENPFSKANGLPGKSMPALLPSLPEDNILETFKLSNAVKDSMDETSTPEAEKNPPEEDDMEVEASSPADDSHENLEMLESLSSKLKKALSPLDPSVKSTKEEVSGNSSAKPDESLSDISVLCNTNQNTLGDDQLSKLCDPGDVTDDQGKPSQDVKGTLVESPQDAVSAETVKLSPAPSAHSEDGRECQVLASLGGDRGKDEEDLPSSAGVCAEGLPSPQPDKATGDPSEGNTEQGHAERCDESKVGQKVRDRSPVKEKISSLRKVDRGHYRNRRARSSSGEHAKESRSKTEDRYYRKRHSYVRERSRQDRYTTEHCNGSQHHLNHSDRVSPGERHSLVRYSYHHSRNRSGCDQDWSRYHHAEGEHIWGREKYYPDKMRWDKCRYYHDRYAPYTAREAREWKPFPGGREPDRAGQRHGRLHKDYYRGRKDYEVAAKDKVRHHLSSPRAGPPHALPLYPEKFSHDKIALGAEDNNCNLSDRFHEHENVKSRKKRYDNVDNNDSHVEKKAQRSLQKDPLEEAKVKKHKKSKKKKKSKDKHRDRNSRHQQESDLSVVCSDADLHRHKKKKKKKKRHSRKSEDFFKDSELHLPKSADYETIDRFRRSEGGFLLTDGLLPEGVGPFREKTKHLRMENRDNRGHLFEYGQGKRRYLEIRR
- the USP42 gene encoding ubiquitin carboxyl-terminal hydrolase 42 isoform X2, producing the protein MTIVDKASESADPSTCQNQPGSSEAVSPEDMDASSASWGAVSSLNDVSNHTLSLGPVPGAVVYSNSSVPDKSKQSPQKDQALGDGIAPPQKVLFPSEKICLKWQQTHRVGAGLQNLGNTCFANAALQCLTYTPPLANYMLSHEHSKTCHAEGFCMMCTMQAHITQALNNPGDVIKPMFVINEMRRIARHFRFGNQEDAHEFLQYTVDAMQKACLNGSNKLDRHTQATTFVCQIFGGYLRSRVKCLNCKGVSDTFDPYLDITLEIKAVQSVNKALEQFVKPEQLDGENAYKCSKCKKMVTASKRFTIHRSSNVLTLSLKRFANFTGGKIAKDVKYPEYLDIRPYMSQPNGEPIIYVLYAVLVHTGFNCHAGHYFCYIKASNGLWYQMNDSIVSTSDIRSVLSQQAYVLFYIRSHDVKNGGELAHSTHSPGQSSPRPVISQRVVNNKQAAAGFIGPQLPSHMMKNPPHLNGTGPLKDTPSSSISSSNGNSNVNMASPVNASTSVQNWAVNRSSVIPEHPKKQKITISIHNKLPGRQGPSQPNNLHSNSVESPSKPVPSSTITNSSAIQSTSTTSTMSVSSKVTKLSAPSEACSKPVMNGKSKLNSSVLVPYGAESSEESDEEPKGLGKENGVGAISSSLSPSQGAEDDEVSQHELQEPITLNGANSVDSDPKENGLPFDGANCQVQTALHSENPFSKANGLPGKSMPALLPSLPEDNILETFKLSNAVKDSMDETSTPEAEKNPPEEDDMEVEASSPADDSHENLEMLESLSSKLKKALSPLDPSVKSTKEEVSGNSSAKPDESLSDISVLCNTNQNTLGDDQLSKLCDPGDVTDDQGKPSQDVKGTLVESPQDAVSAETVKLSPAPSAHSEDGRECQVLASLGGDRGKDEEDLPSSAGVCAEGLPSPQPDKATGDPSEGNTEQGHAERCDESKVGQKVRDRSPVKEKISSLRKVDRGHYRNRRARSSSGEHAKESRSKTEDRYYRKRHSYVRERSRQDRYTTEHCNGSQHHLNHSDRVSPGERHSLVRYSYHHSRNRSGCDQDWSRYHHAEGEHIWGREKYYPDKMRWDKCRYYHDRYAPYTAREAREWKPFPGGREPDRAGQRHGRLHKDYYRGRKDYEVAAKDKVRHHLSSPRAGPPHALPLYPEKFSHDKIALGAEDNNCNLSDRFHEHENVKSRKKRYDNVDNNDSHVEKKAQRSLQKDPLEEAKVKKHKKSKKKKKSKDKHRDRNSRHQQESDLSVVCSDADLHRHKKKKKKKKRHSRKSEDFFKDSELHLPKSADYETIDRFRRSEGGFLLTDGLLPEGVGPFREKTKHLRMENRDNRGHLFEYGQGN